A part of Babylonia areolata isolate BAREFJ2019XMU chromosome 6, ASM4173473v1, whole genome shotgun sequence genomic DNA contains:
- the LOC143282771 gene encoding baculoviral IAP repeat-containing protein 7-like — protein sequence MTEVAMTGTANLEAFEAMPLVAVGRRMYNEEYVRLASYNSMNPLEGCHPVLMARAGLYYTGPDDAIQCFSCSTILTNWRSQGIDPVKLHRQTAPECNHIRGEDGTNAAITPPDATATARIKDLLRQRCAELDQNPTQVYYDICRSFTEIGGVSRGEMFGNGPGVESSGPAALGPVAAQAGLGSGGSALVEVTVSDNAADRSRLNNSPGIDFELCKASVTERLKTFEHWPTIAQVHPLHLAEAGFVYTGTQDRVQCVHCEGSLRNWQSGDVPSEEHARHFPTCPMIRSGQPSAPAAMIVGSNIPFGSERSRNTPPPIAGAGTSEATPPVPRRDLLGIVTDRPKHPSMAIEASRIGSFTSWPTGKCQTPQQLAKAGFFYAGFNDSVKCFFCDGGLRNWERDDDPWHEHARWFPRCKYVRQVKGDQFVEQVLAEENGRVQQTATYEERGSETSAVGDGERRRSRSGSAGREGRERLPLVEAREVMARMDTPVVRAVLNMDIPQDLVRRAIEHRLRNTGDDFPNMEALLETVFELSASHQSSATRHAGSGEPSPINTGSPVRRPTSGEPPHVTEAPRSLIEENRQLKEQRTCKICMDEEVCVVFVPCGHLVCCATCAPPLSKCPICRSTIRGTVRTYMS from the exons ATGACAGAGGTGGCTATGACTGGCACTGCAAACTTAGAAGCCTTTGAAGCAATGCCGCTGGTGGCTGTGGGGAGACGGATGTACAATGAGGAATATGTGCGGCTGGCATCGTACAACTCCATGAACCCTCTGGAGGGGTGTCACCCTGTGCTGATGGCCCGGGCAGGACTGTACTACACAGGCCCAGATGACGCCATCCAGTGCTTCTCCTGCTCCACCATCCTCACCAACTGGCGCTCGCAGGGGATTGACCCCGTCAAGCTTCACCGGCAAACGGCGCCTGAGTGCAACCACATCCGAGGAGAGGACGGCACTAATGCCGCCATCACACCGCCTGACGCAACCGCTACAGCCAGGATCAAAGACCTCTTGCGGCAGCGTTGTGCAGAGTTGGATCAAAACCCCACACAGGTGTACTATGACATTTGTAGATCGTTCACTGAAATCGGGGGTGTGAGTCGAGGAGAGATGTTTGGAAACGGCCCAGGTGTGGAGTCAAGCGGACCAGCTGCTCTTG GTCCAGTCGCTGCTCAAGCAGgtttggggagtgggggcagTGCCTTGGTGGAGGTAACAGTGAGTGACAATGCGGCTGACAGATCTCGTCTGAACAACAGTCCTGGCATTGACTTTGAGCTTTGCAAGGCATCTGTCACAGAGAGACTCAAAACCTTTGAGCACTGGCCAACAATTGCACAG GTGCACCCACTTCATTTAGCGGAGGCTGGCTTCGTCTACACGGGGACCCAGGACCGGGTGCAGTGCGTGCACTGTGAAGGGTCGCTGAGAAACTGGCAGAGCGGAGACGTCCCATCAGAGGAGCATGCCCGCCACTTCCCTACTTGCCCCATGATCCGCAGCGGTCAGCCCAGTGCACCAGCAGCCATGATTGTCGGGTCAAACATTCCTTTTGGCAGTGAGCGCAGCcgtaacacaccaccaccaattgCAG GAGCAGGAACTTCGGAGGCGACCCCACCAGTTCCTCGCCGGGACTTGCTGGGCATTGTGACTGATCGGCCCAAGCATCCCAGTATGGCCATTGAGGCATCAAGAATTGGTTCCTTTACCAGCTGGCCCACCGGCAAGTGTCAGACTCCCCAGCAGCTGGCTAAAGCTGGATTTTTTTACGCAG GGTTCAACGACAGCGTGAAGTGTTTCTTCTGCGATGGGGGACTGAGGAACTGGGAGAGGGACGACGACCCCTGGCACGAGCACGCCCGCTGGTTTCCTCGCTGCAAGTATGTGCGGCAGGTGAAAGGGGACCAGTTTGTGGAGCAGGTGCTGGCTGAGGAGAACGGCCGGGTGCAGCAGACAGCAACATACGAAG aaagggggagtgagacgAGCGCGGTGGGGGACGGGGAAAGGAGGCGGAGCCGCAGCGGCAGTGCAGGCAGGGAGGGCAGGGAGAGACTGCCCCTTGTGGAGGCGCGGGAGGTCATGGCTCGCATGGACACGCCTGTGGTGCGTGCCGTCCTCAACATGGACATCCCCCAGGACCTGGTGCGCCGAGCCATCGAGCACAGGCTGAGAAACACAG gtgatgatttTCCCAACATGGAGGCTCTGCTGGAGACCGTGTTTGAGCTGTCAGCCAGCCACCAGAGCAGTGCCACCAGACACGCAGGGTCAGGGGAACCCTCCCCCATCAACACAG GCTCTCCAGTCAGACGACCAACATCAGGAGAACCTCCTCATGTAACGGAAG CCCCCCGCTCCCTGATTGAAGAGAACCGACAGCTGAAGGAGCAGCGGACGTGCAAGATCTGCATGGACGAAGAGGTGTGCGTGGTGTTCGTGCCCTGTGGTCACCTGGTGTGCTGCGCGACGTGTGCCCCGCCCCTGAGCAAGTGCCCCATCTGCCGCTCCACCATCAGAGGCACTGTTCGCACCTACATGTCCTGA